The Oncorhynchus mykiss isolate Arlee chromosome 22, USDA_OmykA_1.1, whole genome shotgun sequence sequence CTCCCcagtagtcacctcatacaagtacttgggagtatggcttgACAGTACACTGTCCTCTCAGCACATATCCAAGCTGCAAGCCacggttaaatctagacttggtttcctctatcgtaattgctcctctttcaccacagctgtgaaactaaccctgattcagatgaccatcctacccatgttagattacggagacgtaatttatagatcggcaggtaaggttgctgtcgagtggctagatgttctttaccattcggccatcagatttgccaccaatgctccttataggacacatcagtggactctatactcctctgtaaactggtcatctctgtatacccgtcgcaagacacactggttgatgcttatttataaaaactTAAGCCTCACTCCCCACATCTGAGATACCCGCATTCAACCCTCATCTTCCACATACAACCCCGGTTCTGGCAGTCACATTCtgtaaaggtccccaaagcacacgcatccctgggttgctccttTTTCAGctcactgcagctagcgactggaacaagctgcaagaaacactcaaactggacagttttatcgcCATTTCAACGActtaatcatggacactcttactgacacttgtggctgcttcacgtgatgtattgttgtctctacactTTTTGCCCttcgtgctgttgtctgtgcctaacaATGTTTATGCCATATTTGTGcagctaccatgttgtgctgctgccatgttgtgttgctaccgtgttgttgctcttggcaggccgtcattgtaaataagaagttgttcttaactgacttgcatagttaaattaagataaaaaatatatacactgaacaaaaatataaacgcaacatgcaattaaaaaaaacatttttcggagttacagttcatatcaggaaataagtcaattgaaataaatcaattaggccctaatttatggatttcacatgactgggaatacagatatgcatctgttggtcagatacctttaaaaaaaatagggGCATGAATCACAAAACCAGTCAGTATgtgatgtgaccaccatttgtctcatgcagcacGGAACATCtctttcgcatagagttgatcaggctgatgattgtggcctgtggaatgttgtcccactcctattcaatggctgtgcgaagttgctggatattagctcgaactggaacacgctgtcatacacatctatccagagcattccaaacatgttcaaggggtgacatgtctggtgagtatgcagtccatggaagaactgggacattttcagcttccaggaattctgTACaggtccttgcgacatggggctgtgcattataatgctgaaacatgaggtgatggcggcggatgaatggcacgacaatgggcctcaggatctcgtcatggtatctctgtgcattcaaattgccatcgataaaatgcaattgtgttcattgtctgtagcttataacctgcccataccataaccccaccgccactatggggtactctgttcacaatgttgacatcaacaaaccgctcgcccacacgatgcccTGCCATCTGCCAATTACAGTTGTGACAGGggttcatccgtgaagagcacacttcttcagtatgccagtggccatccaagatgagcatttgcccactgaagttgtttacaatgccaaactgcagtcagcacgcagatgagcttccctgagactttctgacaatttgtgcagaaattatttggttgtgcaaaccgaCACTTTCATCAGcagtccaggtggctggtctcagatgatcccataggtgaagaagccggatgtggaggtccggGGCTGGTGCGGTTACACCTGGTCTGcggttgaggccggttggacacactgccaaattctctacaacattggaggcggctaattcgattctctggcaacagctttggtggacattcctgcagtcagcatgccaattgcactctcaaTACTTCAGacaactgtggcattgtgttgtgtgacaaaactgcacattttagagtggccttttattgaccCCAGCACAAAgagcacttgtgtaatgatcatgctgtttaatctcagcttcttgatttgccacacctgtcaagtggattgATCATCTTgggaaaggagaaatgttcactaacaggaatgttaacaaatgtgtgcacatataaataagctttttgtgcgtacatATAACATTtctaggatattttatttcagctcaggaaacatgggaccaacactttatacactgctcaaaaaaaaaagagaacacttaaacaacacaatgtaactccaagtcaatcacacttctgtgaaatcaaactgtccacttaggaagcaacactgattgacaatcaatttcacatgtttttgtgaaaatggaatagacaacaggtggaaattataggcatttagcaagacacccccaataaaggagtggttctgcaggtggggaccacagaccacttctcagttcctatgcttcctagctgatgttttggtcacttttgaatgctggcggtgctttcactctagtggtagcatgagacggagtctacaacccacacaagtggctcaggtagtgcagctcatccaggatggcacatcaatgcgagatgtggcaagaaggtttgctgtgattgtcagcgtagtgtccagagcatggaggcgctaccaggagacaggccagtacatcaagagacgtggaggaggccgtaggagggcaacaacccagcagcaggaccgctacctccgcctttgtgcaaggaggagcaggaggagcactgccagagccctgcaaaattacctccagcaggccacaaatgtgcatgtatcTGCTCAAACGgttagaaacagactccatgagggtggtatgagggcccgacgtccacaggtgggggttgtgcttacagcccaacaccgtgcaggacgtttggcatttgccagagaacaccaagattggcaaattcgccgctggtgccctgtgctcttcacagatgaaagcaggttcacactgagcacatgtgacagagtctggagacgccgtggagaatgttctgctgcctgcaacatcctccagcatgaccggtttggcggtgggtcagtcatggtgtggggtgacatttctttgcggggctgcacagccctccatgtgctcgccaaagttagcctgactgccattaggtaccgagatgagatcctcagaccccttgtgagaccatatgctggtgcggttggccctgggttcctcctaatgcaagacaatgctagacctcatgtggctggagtgtgtcagcagttcctgcaagaggaaggcattgatgctatggactggcccacccgttccccagacctgaatccaattgagcacatctgggacatcatgtctcgctccatccacagactgtccaggagttggcggatgctttagtccaggtctgggaggagatccctcaagagaccatccgccacctcatccggagcatgcccaggcgttgtagggaggtcatacaggcacctggaggccacacacactactgagcctcattttgacttgttttaaggacattacatcaaagttggatcagcctgtagtgtggttttccactttaattttgagtgtgactccaaatccagacctccatgggttgatacatttgatttccattgataattttttgtgtgattttgttgtcagcacattcaactatgtaaagaaaaagtatttaataagaatatttcattcattcagatctaggatgtgttattttagtgttccctttattttttgagcagtgtttaTCTCCATATAGGTGTGCAACCTCCATTCCCAGACACACTAATATGCTTGAAATGTGACAACCAGTGGAGTGTTAACTTTCTCAGCAGGCTATCACCAGCAGTTATGTTGGTTTGTATAGGATGGTAGAGGTATCTGGCAAGATATATGTTGTTGTCTGCGGTACCAGGTGAATGTCCCCATGTTGGAGAAGACCACCCCTCTGTCGGAGGCCTGTGCCCGGGGTCACGTGGCCTGTGTGACCCTGCTCCTCCAGCACGGAGCCTCACCCCAGGGATCCAGCCTCTCAGCCTCCCCCATCCACGAGGCTGCAGCCAAAGGTCAGGGGTCACATTCTTAGCTTTTATCGTCAGctttaatcaaataaaaaaaagcacCATGAACtccatttgttgttgttgcagttatttttttgttgttgtaatacctAGGAGCTATAGCACTTTTTTAAACCAGTCAGATTTGATATTTTTTATGATAGTGTAATGAAATGTATCATTCCCCAGATTTAGATACAGTAAGCAGTTTTTCAAAGCAGATCCCATACACTGTTCTTTATCCCCTGAATATATCTATGTCCAGGTCACCCAGAGTGCATTGAGTCTCTGGTTCATCACGGGGCAGATGTAGATCAGCACACTGACCAATCAGGCTCGCCACTCTACATTGCCTGCACAAATCAGCATCTGAGTACCGTGAGGAAACTGCTTCAGCTTGGTATGAAAATGTATTCTCTTTAGTTTGTTATTACGCAGAAAGGATGTATAGATAGATAGAATCTGGACTAGACATTGACCAGGGTGCTTCTATCACAAGGTGCTCAAATACTATATGATACTCTCATTTGACATTTACGGTAGGCTACATACAAAAtccacacatttacacacaatatccaCACATATATGCCCTCTGTCAGGTGCTAGTGTGAACAGGAGTAAGGATGGGGACTCTCCTCTGCACACGGCAGCCCGTCTGTCCAACCCTGAGCTGGTGTCTGTTCTCCTGGAGCACGGGGCTGACTGCAACTGCAGAGACACACAGGGCAAGCAGCCCCTGGACCTGGCCCCTCCCAACAGCCCCGTTGAGAAACTACTGGGCCACAGAGGAGGTAGCTAGACCCGTAAGATTTTGAACAGAAGATTCTGTGGTGCTTTGAACTGCTGTTGTATACATCGAGTTGAAATCCATCATGGATGTGTTTGTGAAAGGATTCTTGGTTCTTGCATGATTTATTAATAGATTTGCATAGTATTGTGCTTGTGTTATAAACAATATCAAACCCTGAGAACATCTTGATGTTATCTAAATGATGGCTGTTTCTCCTCTGATGGCTGACCAGGAGTGTCTCATCTGATGCAGCAGTGCCGGCTGTCCATCAGGAAGGTTTTGGGAAAGGCCAGACTTAGTTCAATCCATGGTCTTCAGATCCCCACAGAACTGAAGCAATACCTTCTGTACCAATCAGATCGAAAGGGTATATTTATTAAATGAGGATATTTTTGTTATGTTCTATCTCAATGCATTTCTCAATGCATTTCTACTTTCGGTCAATAGGTGGCACCTTACCACCAGCATCTGTGGAGAGAGGACGTTGATGTTGATTAGTGGGATGGTTTGTGCCACATTATCAGATTTGTACTCATGAAAGAtatgagaaagaagagagaactAGATTTTCTGCATtcagaaataaataaatgaatatgtACTGTTACTTGAAAATTGGTGTGAATATTGCTCAACGGTAAGATCATAAATGTTAACCAAAGGAATGCCAAATAAACAATTATTTTGTTTCAAACAATGCCTTTTGGATTTTCTAAAAAGCTTAAAATGTAAGTATCCATTCATGATACTGTACCTTCATACACCCATTAATGCATTCATCTAGCCATACACAAGTTACATGTAAATAAGTAAATATATAAGTACgtacacacagtgcattcagaaagtattcagacctcttgactttttccaatgttttcctaatcaatctacacacaaaacctggttttgctttgttatgaggtacagatttttttttgccaatgtaataaaaatatcacatttacataagtattcagaccctttattcagtactttctTAAAGCACATAAAGGcaatgattacagccttgagtcttctttggtatgatgctacaagcttggcacacctgtgtttggggagtttctctcattcttctctgcagatcatctcaagctctgtcaggttggatagggagcgttacggcacaactattttcaggtctctccagagatgttagatcaggttcatgtccgggctctgactgggccactcaaggacattcagagacttgtcccgaagccactcctgcattgtcttggctgtgtgcttagggtcgctgtactgttggaaggtgaaccttcgccccaatctgaggttctgagcactctggaacaggttttcatcaaggatatctctgtacttttgCTCAGTTAATCTTTGCGccaatcctgactagtttcccagtccttgcccctgaaaaacatccccacagcatgatgctgccaccaccttgcttcaccatagggatggtgccaggtttcctctagactcgatgcttggcattcaggccaattaGTTCAATCTcgggtttcattagaccagaaaaCCTTGTTTCTGATGGTCTTAGAGTCTttgggtgacttttggcaaagtccaagcaggctgtcatgtgccttttactgaaaagtggcttccgcctggcaactctaccattagggcctgattggtggggtgctgcagagatggttgtccttctggaaggttctcccatctccacagaggaactctagagccctgtcagagtgaccatcaggttcttgatcacctcccctgaccaaggcccttctctcctgatTGTTCAGTTTGCCCAGGCAACCACTGTGACTTCATTCTTGGGgtacttcaatgctgcagacattttttggtacccttccccagatctgtgcctcaacataatcctgtctcggagctctacggacaattcctttgacctcatggcttggtttttgctctgaaatgcacagtcaactgtgggaccttatacaatgcatggaagagtggcaagaagaaagccatttcttaaagatatccataaaaagtgtcgtttaaagtttgccacaagccacctgggagacacaccaaacatgtggaagaaggtgatctggtcagatgaaaccaaaattgaactttttggcaacaatgcaaaacgttatgtttggcgtaaaagcaacacagctgaacacaccatccccactgtcaaacatggtggtggcagcatcatggtttgggcctgcttttcttcagcagggacagtgaagatggttaaaattgatgggaagatggatggagccaaatacaggaccattctggaagaaaacctgatggagtctgcaaaagacctgagactgggacggagatttgtcttccaacaagacaataatccaaaacataaagcaaaatctacaatggaatggttcaaaaataaacatatccaggtgttagaatggccaagtcaaagtccagacctgaatccaattgagaatctgtggaaagaactgaaaactgctgttcacaaatgctctccatccaacctcactgagctcgagcagttttgcaaggaggaatgggaaaaaagttcagtctctcgatgtgcaaaactgatagagacataccccaagcgacttacagctgtaatcgcagcaaaaggtggcgctacaaagtattaacttaagggggctgaataattttgcacgcacaatttttcagtttttgatttgttaaaaaagttagaaatatccaataaatgtcgttccacttcatgattgtgtcccacttgttgttgattcttcacaaaaaaatacgtTGTGTAcgtatgtttgaagcctgaaatgtggcaaaaggtcgcaaagttcaagggggccgaatactttcgcaaggcactgtatacagttgaagtcggaagtttacatacgttgaggttggagtcattaaaactcgtttttcaaccaccacaaatttcttgttaaaaaactatagttttggcaagttggttaggatattttataattcactgtatcacaattccagtgggccagaatttggaaaatgaaaatgatgtcacggctttagaaacttctattaggctaaattacataatttgagtcaattggaggtgtacctgtgtatgtatttcaaggcctaccttcaaactcagtgcctttctgcttgacatcatgggaaaatcaaaagaaatcagccaagacctcagaaaataaattgtagacctccacaagtctggttcatcctctggagcaatttccaaacgcctgaaagtaccacgttcatcttcaTCAcgttcaaacaatagtacgcaggtataaacaccatggaaccacgtaaccgtcataccgctcaggaaggagatgcgttctgtctcctagagatgaacgtacgttggtgtgaaaagtgcaaatcaatcacagaaccttgtgaagatgctggaggaaagaggtacaaaagtatatatatccacggtaaaacgagtcctgtatcgacataacctgaaaggctgctcagcaaggaagaagccactggtcaaatcaaatcaaatgtatttatattgcccttcgtacatcagctgatacctcaaagtgctgtacagaaaacaagcctaaaaccccaaactgcaagcaatgcaggtgtagaagcacggtggctaggaaaaactccctagaaaggccaaaacctaggaagaaacctagagaggaaccaggctatgaggggtggccagtcctcttctggctgtgccgggtgaagattataacagaacatggccaagatgttcaaatgttcataaatgaccagcatggtcaaataataataatcacagtagttgtcgagggtacagcaagtcagcacctcaggagtaaatgtcagttggcttttcatagccgatcattaataGCATCTCTAcccctcctgctgtctctagagaattgaaaacagcaggtctgggacaggtagcaagtCCGaagaacaggtcaggattccatagccgcaggcagaacagttgaaactggagcagcagcacggccaggtggactggggacagcaaggagtaatcatgccaggtagtcctgaggcatggtcctagggctcaggtcctccgagagagagaaagaaagagagaattagagagagcatacttaaattcacacaggacaccggataagacaggagaagtactccagatataacaaactgaccctagcccccagacacaaactactacagcataaatactggaggctgagacaggaggggtcaggagacaatgtggccccatccgatgatacccccggacagggccaaacaggaaggatataaccccacccactttgccaaagcacagcccccacaccactagagggatatcttcaaccaccaacttaccatcctgagacaaggccgagtatagcccacaaagatctcagcCACGGTACAACGcaaggggggtgccaacccagacaggaagatcacatcagtgattcaacccactcaagtgacatacccctcctagggacggcatggaagagcaccagtaagccagtgactcagcccctgtaatagggttagaggcagagaatcccagtggaaagagggaaaCCGGCCAGGcggagacagcaagggcggttcgttgctccagagcctttccgttcaccttcacactcctttccgttcaccttcaccagactacactcaatcatatgacccactgaagagatgagtcttcagtaaagacttaaaggttgagaccgagtctgcgtctctcacatgggtaggcagaccattccataaaaatggagttaTATAGGAgtaagccctgcctccagctgtttgcttagaaattctagggacaattaggaggcctgtgtcttgtgaccgtagcgtacatgtaggtatgtacggcaggaccaaatcagagagataggtaggagcaagcccatgtaatgctttgtaggttagcagtaaaaccttgaaatcagccattgccttaacaggaagccagtgtagggaggctagcactggagtaatatgatcacattttttggttctagtcaggattctagcagccgtatttagcactaactgaagtttatttagtgctttatccgggtagccggaaagtagagcattgcagtagtctaacctagaagtaacaaaagcatggattaatttttctgcatcatttttggacagaaagtttctgatttttgcaatgttacatagatgtaAAAAAGCtttccttgaaacagtcttgatatgtttgtcaaaagagagatcagggtcaagagtaacgcagaggtccttcacagttttatttgagacgactgtacaaccatcaagattaattcacagattcaacagaagatctccttgtttcttgggacctagaacaagcatctctgttttgtccgagtttaaaagtagaaagtttgcagccatccacttccttatgtctgaaacacaggcttctagcgagggcaattttggggcttcaccgtgtttcattgaaatgtacagctgtgtatcatccgcatg is a genomic window containing:
- the LOC110501649 gene encoding ankyrin repeat and SOCS box protein 9, translated to MRQATGHSSDNQRNNATQTGSVVFLSNPLMSDMESDWSPIHDAAYNGRVLTLRNLIAQGTCVNLATQDRVSPLHGACMQGHTDCARLLLENGANVNVPMLEKTTPLSEACARGHVACVTLLLQHGASPQGSSLSASPIHEAAAKGHPECIESLVHHGADVDQHTDQSGSPLYIACTNQHLSTVRKLLQLGASVNRSKDGDSPLHTAARLSNPELVSVLLEHGADCNCRDTQGKQPLDLAPPNSPVEKLLGHRGGVSHLMQQCRLSIRKVLGKARLSSIHGLQIPTELKQYLLYQSDRKGIFIK